A region from the Linepithema humile isolate Giens D197 chromosome 1, Lhum_UNIL_v1.0, whole genome shotgun sequence genome encodes:
- the LOC105674547 gene encoding post-GPI attachment to proteins factor 6 isoform X2 — MRKSALAVLLAWTLAAQQGLCGKLEKIAQQPSNTLVDYSAYRHVSIIHFNVPERVVVVVFKFTAKEEKTGGIGKCPPRNVSLYLKSGSLPFVRPDGSKVAAKLMEMSRRRQYHNLEMHSDGDQYMIKIEAPAPGDWYAIAFRSWTDPDKEKIKQQGLSASCETMLDAEMLVETPTTTSLIDSEFEYEVQLNETSDTAVVQYFVPDVGLEKLNLSLKLSCDDCDIAIYITAEDNLVDDVINSTMTSLSFRPYAGVFHYVTLRLLSGNTSNVTMRLPTSREHRTDAVNQVTPVVLLRKSFPEFFLFDYEHLHGNDTKPQPFNVTADTLSVLSFEIGRVYDVGGTITLGFKLVDVEEKYKKDIILVACVSLGYYTNITSGGACIRAQEITTADVYVNATEPAYVHIPFPEPGIWYISLRVFCAEDETTGKSNASLSNACPCGRACLRGNATCEAACDCLPRCAVVRVESIVSSSPCIEGRCGGHGKCMHYMSGGFVFSACHCTGGYRGFDCADATYVLSSSGILLQLLALTFSNLAFFGSVYVAIRREYFTEAVAYAAVMFFSTFYHACEAGENVYGVCIMRLNVLQFCDFFNALLAIWVTLVAMASFGPRLTAFCQITGAIILAVGAEMDRTALWVFLLPAVTGSALIGLSWGLKCRRKRTVRYPLRPYRTIYFPAGFILVALGLICYAFLQTRRNYYLVHSLWHVCVAIGVILLLPKRQYMK, encoded by the exons ATGCGAAAAAGCGCTTTAGCCGTGCTGTTGGCATGGACACTTGCGGCCCAGCAAGGACTGTGCGGCAAGTTGGAGAAGATCGCCCAACAACCGAGCAACACCCTGGTGGATTATTCCGCTTATCGTCACGTCTCAATTATTCACTTCAATGTTCCCGAACGCGTTGTCGTGGTCGTCTTCAA ATTCACGGCGAAAGAAGAGAAGACTGGCGGGATAGGTAAATGCCCGCCGCGCAATGTTTCATTGTACCTGAAATCCGGCAGCTTGCCGTTCGTCCGTCCTGATGGATCGAAGGTGGCCGCGAAATTGATGGAGATGAGTCGACGACGGCAGTATCACAACTTGGAGATGCACAGCGACGGCGATCAGTATATGATCAAGATAGAGGCACCGGCGCCGGGCGATTGGTATGCGATTGCCTTTCGATCTTGGACCGATCCtgacaaagaaaaaatcaagCAACAAG GTCTCAGCGCGTCCTGTGAAACAATGCTGGACGCCGAGATGCTTGTGGAaacgccgacgacgacgtctCTGATAGATTCTGAGTTCGAGTATGAAGTGCAGCTAAACGAGACCTCCGACACAGCGGTAGTGCAGTATTTTGTGCCGGATGTCGGTCTAGAAAAATTGAATCTGTCTTTGAAATTGTCCTGCGACGACTGTGATATCGCCATTTATATCACGGCGGAGGACAACCTCGTCGACGATGTGATCAATtcaacgatgacgtcattgtCCTTCAGGCCTTACGCCGGCGTTTTCCACTACGTGACTCTTCGTCTGCTTTCGGGAAACACGTCGAACGTGACGATGCGATTGCCGACGAGCCGTGAGCATCGAACAGACGCAGTCAATCAGGTGACGCCGGTAGTACTATTGAGGAAGTCCTTCCCGGAATTCTTCCTATTCGACTACGAACATCTGCACGGCAACGATACGAAACCCCAGCCCTTCAACGTGACCGCTGACACTCTCTCCGTGCTTAGTTTCGAGATCGGTAGAGTGTACGATGTCGGTGGTACGATCACTTTAGGCTTCAAGCTGGTCGATGTAGAGGAGAAGTACAAGAAGGACATCATTCTCGTTGCTTGCGTTTCCTTAG GTTATTATACGAACATTACCTCGGGTGGCGCGTGCATCCGCGCGCAAGAAATCACGACGGCGGACGTATACGTCAACGCGACCGAGCCGGCTTATGTGCATATACCTTTTCCCGAGCCGGGGATCTGGTACATCAGTCTACGCGTCTTCTGTGCCGAAGATGAAACGACCGGTAAAAGCAACGCCAGCCTTAGCAACGCTTGTCCCTGCGGCCGCGCCTGTCTGCGCGGTAACGCCACTTGCGAAGCCGCATGCGACTGTCTGCCGCGCTGCGCCGTCGTCCGGGTGGAAAGTATCGTGTCGTCGTCGCCGTGCATCGAGGGACGCTGCGGCGGTCACGGCAAGTGCATGCACTACATGAGCGGCGGCTTCGTGTTCTCGGCGTGCCATTGCACCGGTGGTTATCGCGGCTTCGACTGCGCGGATGCCACCTACGTTCTGAGCAGCAGCGGCATCCTCCTGCAGCTGCTCGCGCTAACCTTCAGCAACCTCGCATTCTTCGGCTCGGTCTACGTGGCGATACGACGCGAGTACTTCACCGAGGCGGTCGCCTACGCTGCGGTCATGTTTTTCTCCACGTTCTACCACGCCTGCGAGGCCGGCGAGAATGTCTACGGCGTGTGCATCATGCGGCTGAACGTGCTGCAGTTCTGCGATTTCTTCAACGCGCTCCTCGCCATCTGGGTGACCCTGGTAGCGATGGCGTCGTTCGGCCCGCGGTTGACCGCTTTTTGTCAAATTACCGGCGCGATTATACTCGCCGTGGGCGCCGAGATGGATCGCACGGCGCTGTGGGTATTCCTGCTGCCGGCCGTCACCGGTTCTGCCTTAATCGGGCTGTCTTGGGGACTCAAGTGCCGCAGAAAGCGGACCGTCAGATATCCCTTGCGTCCATATAG
- the LOC105674547 gene encoding post-GPI attachment to proteins factor 6 isoform X1 yields the protein MHLRPSAGVTTMSCGLLCKLSERGGHLPYVARRRNMRKSALAVLLAWTLAAQQGLCGKLEKIAQQPSNTLVDYSAYRHVSIIHFNVPERVVVVVFKFTAKEEKTGGIGKCPPRNVSLYLKSGSLPFVRPDGSKVAAKLMEMSRRRQYHNLEMHSDGDQYMIKIEAPAPGDWYAIAFRSWTDPDKEKIKQQGLSASCETMLDAEMLVETPTTTSLIDSEFEYEVQLNETSDTAVVQYFVPDVGLEKLNLSLKLSCDDCDIAIYITAEDNLVDDVINSTMTSLSFRPYAGVFHYVTLRLLSGNTSNVTMRLPTSREHRTDAVNQVTPVVLLRKSFPEFFLFDYEHLHGNDTKPQPFNVTADTLSVLSFEIGRVYDVGGTITLGFKLVDVEEKYKKDIILVACVSLGYYTNITSGGACIRAQEITTADVYVNATEPAYVHIPFPEPGIWYISLRVFCAEDETTGKSNASLSNACPCGRACLRGNATCEAACDCLPRCAVVRVESIVSSSPCIEGRCGGHGKCMHYMSGGFVFSACHCTGGYRGFDCADATYVLSSSGILLQLLALTFSNLAFFGSVYVAIRREYFTEAVAYAAVMFFSTFYHACEAGENVYGVCIMRLNVLQFCDFFNALLAIWVTLVAMASFGPRLTAFCQITGAIILAVGAEMDRTALWVFLLPAVTGSALIGLSWGLKCRRKRTVRYPLRPYRTIYFPAGFILVALGLICYAFLQTRRNYYLVHSLWHVCVAIGVILLLPKRQYMK from the exons AAACTTTCCGAACGGGGCGGACACCTTCCTTATGTAGCAAGACGTCGGAATATGCGAAAAAGCGCTTTAGCCGTGCTGTTGGCATGGACACTTGCGGCCCAGCAAGGACTGTGCGGCAAGTTGGAGAAGATCGCCCAACAACCGAGCAACACCCTGGTGGATTATTCCGCTTATCGTCACGTCTCAATTATTCACTTCAATGTTCCCGAACGCGTTGTCGTGGTCGTCTTCAA ATTCACGGCGAAAGAAGAGAAGACTGGCGGGATAGGTAAATGCCCGCCGCGCAATGTTTCATTGTACCTGAAATCCGGCAGCTTGCCGTTCGTCCGTCCTGATGGATCGAAGGTGGCCGCGAAATTGATGGAGATGAGTCGACGACGGCAGTATCACAACTTGGAGATGCACAGCGACGGCGATCAGTATATGATCAAGATAGAGGCACCGGCGCCGGGCGATTGGTATGCGATTGCCTTTCGATCTTGGACCGATCCtgacaaagaaaaaatcaagCAACAAG GTCTCAGCGCGTCCTGTGAAACAATGCTGGACGCCGAGATGCTTGTGGAaacgccgacgacgacgtctCTGATAGATTCTGAGTTCGAGTATGAAGTGCAGCTAAACGAGACCTCCGACACAGCGGTAGTGCAGTATTTTGTGCCGGATGTCGGTCTAGAAAAATTGAATCTGTCTTTGAAATTGTCCTGCGACGACTGTGATATCGCCATTTATATCACGGCGGAGGACAACCTCGTCGACGATGTGATCAATtcaacgatgacgtcattgtCCTTCAGGCCTTACGCCGGCGTTTTCCACTACGTGACTCTTCGTCTGCTTTCGGGAAACACGTCGAACGTGACGATGCGATTGCCGACGAGCCGTGAGCATCGAACAGACGCAGTCAATCAGGTGACGCCGGTAGTACTATTGAGGAAGTCCTTCCCGGAATTCTTCCTATTCGACTACGAACATCTGCACGGCAACGATACGAAACCCCAGCCCTTCAACGTGACCGCTGACACTCTCTCCGTGCTTAGTTTCGAGATCGGTAGAGTGTACGATGTCGGTGGTACGATCACTTTAGGCTTCAAGCTGGTCGATGTAGAGGAGAAGTACAAGAAGGACATCATTCTCGTTGCTTGCGTTTCCTTAG GTTATTATACGAACATTACCTCGGGTGGCGCGTGCATCCGCGCGCAAGAAATCACGACGGCGGACGTATACGTCAACGCGACCGAGCCGGCTTATGTGCATATACCTTTTCCCGAGCCGGGGATCTGGTACATCAGTCTACGCGTCTTCTGTGCCGAAGATGAAACGACCGGTAAAAGCAACGCCAGCCTTAGCAACGCTTGTCCCTGCGGCCGCGCCTGTCTGCGCGGTAACGCCACTTGCGAAGCCGCATGCGACTGTCTGCCGCGCTGCGCCGTCGTCCGGGTGGAAAGTATCGTGTCGTCGTCGCCGTGCATCGAGGGACGCTGCGGCGGTCACGGCAAGTGCATGCACTACATGAGCGGCGGCTTCGTGTTCTCGGCGTGCCATTGCACCGGTGGTTATCGCGGCTTCGACTGCGCGGATGCCACCTACGTTCTGAGCAGCAGCGGCATCCTCCTGCAGCTGCTCGCGCTAACCTTCAGCAACCTCGCATTCTTCGGCTCGGTCTACGTGGCGATACGACGCGAGTACTTCACCGAGGCGGTCGCCTACGCTGCGGTCATGTTTTTCTCCACGTTCTACCACGCCTGCGAGGCCGGCGAGAATGTCTACGGCGTGTGCATCATGCGGCTGAACGTGCTGCAGTTCTGCGATTTCTTCAACGCGCTCCTCGCCATCTGGGTGACCCTGGTAGCGATGGCGTCGTTCGGCCCGCGGTTGACCGCTTTTTGTCAAATTACCGGCGCGATTATACTCGCCGTGGGCGCCGAGATGGATCGCACGGCGCTGTGGGTATTCCTGCTGCCGGCCGTCACCGGTTCTGCCTTAATCGGGCTGTCTTGGGGACTCAAGTGCCGCAGAAAGCGGACCGTCAGATATCCCTTGCGTCCATATAG